The nucleotide sequence CCTCCAGTCGCAGGATCCGGTCGTCCTGCTTACCCGGCTTGCCACGCCCATCGCTATTGCTCGTCGTCAGCCACAGCCCCCCGTCGTCCGCCGCCACCACGCTGCGCAGCCGTCCGTACTTCCCGTCCAGGAACGACTGCGGCTTCGCCACCGGCTTGTCGCCCTTCAGCGGAATGCGCCACAGCCGCTCACCGCGCAGCCCCGCCATCCAGATCGAGCCCTTGGCGAAGGCGATCCCGCTCGGCGAGGCGTCCTTGGGCTTCCACTGCTCGATCGGATCGACAAAGCCCTTCTTGCCGGCCTTGCCCTCGGCCTCCGGCCAGCCGTAGTTCTTGCCCGGCTCGACCGGATTGAGCTCGTCCCAGGTGTCCTGGCCGAACTCGGAGGCCCACAGCCGCTTGTCCGCATCCCAGGCCAGGCCCTGCACATTGCGGTGACCCCAGGTGTAGACGACCGACTGGGCGTCCGGATTGCGGGGCGCCGGCTCGCCGTCCGGGGTCATCCGCAGGATCTTGCCGCCGAAGGAGTCCATGTCCTGGGCGAGGCCGCGGTCACCGCTCTCTCCCGTGCCCGCGTAGAGCATCTTGTCCGGGCCGAAGGCGATACGGCCGCCGTTGTGGATCGCGCCCTTGGGGATGCCCTTGAAGATCGTGTCCGGGGCGCCCAGCTGATCGCCCGCGGGGCGCTTGTCGTCGTACACCATGCGGACGATGCGGTTGTCCGAGTCGGTGGTGAAGTACGCGTAGATCATGTGGTCCGCGCCGAAGTCGGAGGAGACCGCCAGCCCCAGCAGCCCGCCCTCACCGGCGGCGGAGACGCCCGGGACGGACCCCACCTCGGTCTTCTTCCCGGTGTCCGCCGAGACCTTGAAGATCTTCCCGGTGTCCCGCGAGGAGACCAGCAGATCCCCGCCGGGCAGCGGCGCGAGCCCCCAGGGGGAGTCCAGCTTCGTGGTGAGCGTGCGCACCACCTTCACCGAGCCCTTCGCGGGCGCCGCGGACTCCGTCGGCGAGGGCGCGCCAGCGGAGGCGCCCCCGCCGCCCGGCTTCGAGGGCGCGGACGAGCGGCCGCCCGGTCTGGTGATGCTGTCGCCGTCGGACGAGCAGCCCGCCACGAGCAACACGGCGGCAGCGGCGGCGAGTACAGAGGTCACGCGAGGGCGTCGCACGGTCGGATTCCTCTCCATGGGCACGTGTGCCGCGGCACGGCACTGATTCTTATACACCGCTGCCCCGCGCCGGGTTCCCATCCCCGAACCGGGCCCGCACCAGAGCCGGGCCCGCACCAGAGCCGGACCCGCACCAGAGCCGGACCCGTACCGGAGCCGGACCCGCACCAGGCCCGTACCAGAGCCGGGCCCGCACCAGAGCCGGGCCCGCACCAGAGCCGGACCCGTACCAGAGCCGGACCCGCACCAGGCCCGGACCAGAGCCGGGCCCCTACCAGAGCCCGCACGCGGCACCTCAGTCCCACGACCCGCGCGCCGGCGGCAGTTCCGCGATCTCCGCGAGGTCCTCGTGCGAGAGCGGCACATCGGCCGCCGCGCAGTTCTCCGCCGCCCACCGCTCCCGCTTCGTCCCCGGCACCGGCACCACATGTGGCCCCTGCGCCAGCAGCCAGGCCAGGGCCACCTGTGCCGGGGTCACCTCGTCCCCGTGCCGCTGGGCGACCCGTCGCAGACCGGCCACGATCGGCTGGTTCGCGGCCATCATCTCCGCCGTGAACCGCGGATGCCGGGCGCGCATGTCGTCCGGCTCGAAGCCTTGCCCCGGAGTCAGCGTCCCGCTCAGGAAGCCGTTGCCGAGCGGCATCGCCGCCAGGAAGCCCACCCCGCGCGAGGCGCACCACGGCACCAGCGCCTCCAGTGCATCGGGCGACCACACCGACAGCTCCGCCTGTACACAGCTGACCGGAAAGACCTGCTGGACCCGCTCCAGCTGGCGCACCGTGGCGTCGTGCATCCGCGCGCCCGCCCTCCGCTGCGCCCGCGCACCCACGGCGCACAGCCCCAGCGCCCGCACCTTCCCGGCCGCGACCAGCTCCGCCATCGCGCCCCAGGTCTCCTCTATGGGCACCTCCGGGTCGGCCCGGTGCAGCTGGTAGAGGTCGATCACATCGGTCTGCAGCCGGCGCAGCGAGGCGTCGCAGGCCCGTTTCACATAGCCGGGCCGCCCGTTGGCCACGATGTGCTGCTCGCCCACCAGCAGTCCGCATTTGGTGGACACGAAGGCGTCCGCCCGCCGCTCCTTGAGCACCCGCCCCACCAGCAGCTCATTGGTGAAGGGGCCGTACATGTCGGCGGTATCCAGCAGGCTCGTGCCCGAGTCGAGCGCGGTGTGCACGGCGCGCACCGAAGTCTCGCCACTGCGCTGCGAAGCGGTGTACGCCCAGCTCATCGGCATGCATCCCAGGCCGATCGCACCCACTTCGAGCGCCGCCGCTCCGATTCTCCTGCGCTTCACCTCGCCTGACCCCTCCCGTTCCCTCGGACCCCAAACTAACCTCTGCGGGCTGCCGGTGATCGCATAGCCTCCTGGCATGAGTGCAGATCACAGCGATACGTTCCGCCAGCACGATGCGACTCAGCGTTCATCCG is from Streptomyces hygroscopicus and encodes:
- a CDS encoding oxidoreductase, coding for MKRRRIGAAALEVGAIGLGCMPMSWAYTASQRSGETSVRAVHTALDSGTSLLDTADMYGPFTNELLVGRVLKERRADAFVSTKCGLLVGEQHIVANGRPGYVKRACDASLRRLQTDVIDLYQLHRADPEVPIEETWGAMAELVAAGKVRALGLCAVGARAQRRAGARMHDATVRQLERVQQVFPVSCVQAELSVWSPDALEALVPWCASRGVGFLAAMPLGNGFLSGTLTPGQGFEPDDMRARHPRFTAEMMAANQPIVAGLRRVAQRHGDEVTPAQVALAWLLAQGPHVVPVPGTKRERWAAENCAAADVPLSHEDLAEIAELPPARGSWD
- a CDS encoding glucose sorbosone dehydrogenase; translation: MERNPTVRRPRVTSVLAAAAAVLLVAGCSSDGDSITRPGGRSSAPSKPGGGGASAGAPSPTESAAPAKGSVKVVRTLTTKLDSPWGLAPLPGGDLLVSSRDTGKIFKVSADTGKKTEVGSVPGVSAAGEGGLLGLAVSSDFGADHMIYAYFTTDSDNRIVRMVYDDKRPAGDQLGAPDTIFKGIPKGAIHNGGRIAFGPDKMLYAGTGESGDRGLAQDMDSFGGKILRMTPDGEPAPRNPDAQSVVYTWGHRNVQGLAWDADKRLWASEFGQDTWDELNPVEPGKNYGWPEAEGKAGKKGFVDPIEQWKPKDASPSGIAFAKGSIWMAGLRGERLWRIPLKGDKPVAKPQSFLDGKYGRLRSVVAADDGGLWLTTSNSDGRGKPGKQDDRILRLEVR